A genomic region of Halomonas aestuarii contains the following coding sequences:
- a CDS encoding glycoside hydrolase family 30 protein: MSLTGFQTTADDPLMHRCEPGEAPDGHEEHPGIRLNPAVRYQRYLGTGGAFTEAAAINYSRLDEAEKARFLEGYFSPDDGHGYSLCRLPMNSCDFSLGNWACQPSPDAPFSLARYREHLFPMLREAEATLGRPIDLLVSPWSPPAWMKTSGEMNHGGRLRQECRAQWAQSFVQFVQALREEGFSVWGVTVQNEPEAAQAWDSCLYSATEERDFIRQHLGPALAEAGLGEVRIVCWDHNRDNLYERAQTILGDPESARFVWGAGYHWYMEECFDNVQAVHDAFPDKGLLFTEGCQEGGPHSGEWAVAERYARSMIHDLRRWCQGWIDWNLALDTSGGPNHVDNLCSAPALVDPRQGRFEWQPSFHALGHVARFVPPGSVRILSAAATDRLDHVAFAREDGTCVLVVLNASEAAVDWSLRLGEAAHAVTTPPHALQTWVLSGR, translated from the coding sequence ATGTCGCTTACAGGATTCCAGACCACCGCGGATGATCCGCTGATGCACCGCTGCGAGCCCGGCGAGGCGCCGGACGGGCACGAGGAGCACCCCGGCATTCGCCTGAACCCGGCGGTGCGCTATCAGCGCTACCTCGGCACGGGCGGGGCCTTTACCGAGGCGGCGGCGATCAACTATTCGCGGCTCGATGAGGCCGAGAAGGCCCGATTCCTCGAGGGCTACTTCTCGCCGGATGACGGCCACGGCTACTCCCTGTGCCGGCTCCCCATGAACAGCTGCGACTTCAGCCTGGGCAACTGGGCCTGCCAGCCCTCGCCGGACGCGCCGTTCTCCCTGGCGCGCTATCGGGAGCACCTCTTCCCGATGCTCCGCGAGGCCGAGGCGACCCTGGGGCGCCCCATCGACCTGCTGGTGTCGCCCTGGAGTCCGCCCGCCTGGATGAAGACCAGCGGCGAGATGAACCACGGGGGCCGGCTGCGGCAGGAGTGCCGGGCTCAGTGGGCGCAGTCCTTCGTGCAGTTCGTTCAGGCGCTGCGCGAGGAGGGGTTCTCGGTGTGGGGCGTGACCGTGCAGAACGAACCCGAGGCGGCCCAGGCCTGGGACTCCTGCCTGTACTCGGCCACGGAAGAGCGAGACTTCATCCGCCAGCACCTGGGGCCGGCGCTCGCCGAGGCCGGGCTCGGCGAGGTGCGCATCGTCTGCTGGGATCACAATCGCGACAATCTGTATGAGCGGGCGCAGACGATCCTCGGCGACCCCGAGTCCGCCCGCTTCGTCTGGGGGGCTGGCTACCACTGGTACATGGAGGAGTGCTTCGACAACGTCCAGGCCGTGCATGACGCCTTCCCCGACAAGGGGCTGCTGTTCACCGAGGGGTGCCAGGAGGGCGGGCCGCATTCCGGCGAGTGGGCTGTGGCCGAGCGCTATGCCCGGTCGATGATCCATGACCTGCGCCGCTGGTGTCAGGGCTGGATCGACTGGAACCTGGCGCTGGACACCTCGGGCGGACCCAATCACGTCGACAACCTCTGTTCGGCCCCCGCGCTGGTGGATCCCCGGCAGGGGCGGTTCGAGTGGCAGCCGTCCTTCCACGCCCTGGGCCACGTCGCGCGCTTCGTGCCGCCCGGCAGCGTGAGGATCCTCTCGGCCGCCGCGACGGATCGTCTCGACCACGTGGCCTTCGCGCGGGAGGACGGCACCTGCGTGCTGGTGGTGCTGAATGCCAGCGAGGCGGCGGTCGACTGGTCGCTGCGCCTCGGCGAGGCCGCCCATGCCGTGACGACCCCGCCCCATGCGCTGCAGACCTGGGTGTTGTCCGGCAGATGA
- a CDS encoding biotin--[acetyl-CoA-carboxylase] ligase: protein MTIGDLIRLLSDGEFHSGERLGEQLGVSRAAVWKQLQKLESLGIPLEAVKGQGYRLAERLELLDGRAIVAGLSPASRPHLARLFVEETLPSSNAYLRERFAQGAGHGEVCLVEQQSDGRGRRGRTWVTPWGRTLMLSIGWRVESGVAALEGLSLALGVVLARVLERHGARPRLKWPNDVLLEGPGGELGKLAGILVEISGDASGPCEVVVGMGINVELPPTFREGIGQAVAAVHDKVPGLSRNALAVELLDELLPLLVSFEQQGFAAWQEAWNARHAFAGCEVDILQGGEREPAVAGDVDAAGNLWVRQGERERRLAGGEISVRRRA, encoded by the coding sequence ATGACCATCGGGGACCTGATCCGCCTGTTGAGCGATGGCGAGTTCCACTCCGGCGAGCGGCTGGGCGAGCAGCTGGGCGTCTCGCGGGCGGCCGTGTGGAAGCAGTTACAGAAACTGGAATCCCTGGGCATCCCCCTGGAGGCGGTGAAGGGCCAGGGATACCGCCTGGCCGAGCGCCTGGAGCTGCTCGACGGCCGCGCCATCGTGGCGGGCCTCTCGCCCGCGTCCCGCCCCCACCTCGCGCGGCTGTTCGTCGAGGAGACCCTGCCCTCCAGCAACGCCTACCTGCGCGAGCGCTTCGCCCAGGGAGCCGGGCATGGCGAAGTCTGCCTGGTGGAGCAGCAGAGCGACGGGCGGGGCCGCCGGGGGCGCACCTGGGTCACGCCCTGGGGCCGCACCCTGATGCTGTCGATCGGCTGGCGGGTCGAGTCGGGCGTGGCCGCCCTGGAGGGGCTGAGCCTGGCGCTCGGCGTGGTGCTCGCCAGGGTGCTCGAGCGCCACGGCGCCAGGCCACGGCTCAAGTGGCCCAACGACGTGCTGCTGGAGGGCCCCGGCGGGGAGCTGGGCAAGCTGGCGGGCATCCTGGTCGAGATCAGCGGCGACGCCTCCGGCCCCTGCGAGGTCGTGGTCGGCATGGGCATCAACGTCGAGCTGCCCCCGACCTTTCGCGAGGGCATCGGCCAGGCCGTCGCCGCGGTCCACGACAAGGTGCCGGGCCTCTCGCGCAATGCCCTGGCCGTGGAGCTGCTGGACGAGCTGCTGCCGCTGCTGGTGAGCTTCGAGCAGCAGGGGTTCGCGGCCTGGCAGGAGGCCTGGAACGCACGACACGCCTTCGCCGGCTGCGAGGTGGACATCCTGCAGGGGGGCGAGCGCGAGCCGGCCGTCGCCGGCGACGTGGATGCCGCCGGCAACCTCTGGGTACGCCAGGGCGAGCGGGAGCGGCGGCTGGCCGGTGGTGAAATCAGCGTGCGGAGACGGGCATGA
- a CDS encoding type III pantothenate kinase produces the protein MILDLDIGNTLSKWRLKDADSSEIRSRGAVWTREEWRPGADIPDLDVVEAVRISSVARKAVLQETVGLLRRRVGTVHVARSTHEALGVSNGYEEPGKLGVDRWMGALAGYQLAGGCCAVDCGSAITVDFVLPGGRHLGGYIIPGLRLMKESLKLGTRNVAIDPDSEAEELLEPGRRTVEAVNHGIYMAAVSAVNRIYSEVCDQQDVALPMLLTGGDARVVSRGIQVPHAVWPDMVYGGLEACFPLTAAERAGRLSGAPRVPSPVAMEKIRAALAFSMLL, from the coding sequence ATGATCCTCGACCTGGATATCGGCAACACCCTGTCGAAGTGGCGACTCAAGGATGCCGACAGCAGCGAGATCCGTTCACGCGGGGCGGTCTGGACCCGCGAAGAGTGGCGACCGGGCGCCGATATCCCCGACCTCGACGTGGTCGAGGCGGTGCGCATCTCCAGCGTGGCGCGCAAGGCCGTCCTGCAGGAGACCGTGGGCCTGCTGCGCCGCCGGGTCGGCACCGTCCACGTGGCCCGCTCCACCCACGAGGCGCTGGGCGTCTCCAACGGCTACGAGGAGCCGGGCAAGCTCGGGGTGGATCGCTGGATGGGGGCCCTGGCGGGCTACCAGCTGGCGGGGGGTTGCTGCGCGGTTGATTGCGGCAGCGCCATCACGGTGGACTTCGTGCTGCCCGGCGGCCGGCATCTCGGGGGCTACATCATCCCGGGGCTGCGCCTGATGAAGGAGAGCCTCAAGCTCGGCACCCGCAACGTGGCCATCGACCCGGACAGCGAGGCGGAGGAGCTGCTCGAGCCGGGCCGGCGCACCGTGGAGGCGGTCAACCACGGCATCTACATGGCGGCGGTCAGTGCGGTCAATCGCATCTACAGCGAGGTGTGCGACCAGCAGGACGTCGCGCTGCCGATGCTGCTGACCGGCGGCGATGCCCGGGTGGTGTCGCGGGGGATCCAGGTGCCCCATGCGGTCTGGCCGGACATGGTCTACGGTGGGCTCGAGGCCTGCTTCCCGCTGACGGCGGCCGAGCGGGCGGGGCGCCTGTCAGGGGCGCCACGGGTCCCCTCGCCCGTCGCGATGGAAAAGATACGTGCCGCCCTTGCATTCTCGATGCTGCTTTGA
- the secE gene encoding preprotein translocase subunit SecE — MKHNAEVQESRHDGLKWAVIVTLLVLAVVGNTYFADQALLYRVLGVVALSVAAALVALTTAKGRDLLELARSAKKEIQRVVWPTRPETIQTTAIVLVAVLVVGLMLWLIDTLLGWAMSGVIG, encoded by the coding sequence ATGAAGCATAACGCCGAGGTGCAGGAGTCGCGCCACGACGGACTCAAGTGGGCGGTTATCGTCACTTTGCTGGTCCTTGCCGTGGTCGGCAATACCTATTTTGCCGATCAGGCACTTCTCTATCGTGTGCTCGGTGTCGTCGCGCTCAGCGTGGCGGCGGCACTGGTGGCGCTGACCACGGCCAAGGGTCGTGATCTGCTCGAGCTCGCCAGGAGTGCGAAGAAGGAAATTCAGCGCGTCGTCTGGCCGACACGGCCCGAGACCATTCAGACCACCGCCATCGTGCTGGTGGCCGTGCTCGTGGTCGGGCTGATGCTCTGGCTCATCGACACCCTTCTTGGCTGGGCGATGTCCGGCGTCATCGGTTAG
- the nusG gene encoding transcription termination/antitermination protein NusG, which produces MSKRWYVVHAYSGFEKHVMRSLIERVKMYGMEDRFGEILVPTEEVVEVRDGKRRKSERKFYPGYVLVEMEMDDETWHLVNETPRVMGFIGGTKEKPAPITQREADAILSRVKDGTDKPRPKTVFEPGQSVRVIDGPFADFNGVVEEVNYDKSRVQVSVLIFGRSTPVELEFAQVEKE; this is translated from the coding sequence ATGTCCAAGCGTTGGTATGTCGTCCACGCCTACTCCGGCTTCGAGAAGCATGTCATGCGCTCGCTCATCGAGCGCGTGAAGATGTATGGCATGGAGGACCGCTTCGGCGAGATCCTGGTGCCGACCGAAGAAGTCGTCGAGGTGCGTGACGGCAAGCGCCGCAAGAGCGAGCGCAAGTTCTATCCCGGCTACGTGCTGGTCGAGATGGAGATGGATGACGAGACCTGGCACCTGGTCAACGAGACCCCGCGTGTCATGGGGTTCATCGGCGGCACCAAGGAGAAGCCGGCCCCCATCACTCAGCGCGAGGCGGACGCGATCCTCAGCCGGGTGAAGGACGGTACCGACAAGCCGCGGCCCAAGACGGTGTTCGAGCCGGGGCAGTCGGTCCGCGTCATCGACGGGCCCTTCGCCGACTTCAACGGGGTCGTCGAGGAGGTCAATTACGACAAGAGCCGCGTCCAGGTCAGCGTGCTCATCTTCGGTCGTTCCACGCCCGTCGAGCTGGAGTTTGCCCAGGTCGAGAAGGAGTAA
- the rplK gene encoding 50S ribosomal protein L11, whose protein sequence is MAKKVQAYIKLQVAAGKANPSPPVGPALGQHGVNIMEFCKAFNAATQDIEPGLPTPVVITVYSDRSFTFITKTPPAAVLLKKAAGIKSGSGEPNKKKVGTVTREQLEEIAKTKEPDLTAADLDAAVRTIAGSARSMGLNVEGL, encoded by the coding sequence ATGGCCAAGAAAGTACAGGCTTACATCAAGCTGCAGGTCGCAGCTGGCAAGGCCAACCCGAGTCCCCCCGTGGGTCCCGCGCTGGGTCAGCACGGTGTCAACATCATGGAGTTCTGCAAGGCCTTCAACGCCGCGACCCAGGACATCGAGCCGGGTCTGCCGACGCCCGTGGTCATCACCGTCTATTCCGACCGCAGCTTCACCTTCATCACCAAGACCCCGCCCGCGGCGGTCCTGCTGAAGAAGGCGGCTGGCATCAAGTCTGGCTCCGGCGAGCCGAACAAGAAGAAGGTCGGTACCGTGACCCGCGAGCAGCTCGAGGAGATCGCCAAGACCAAGGAGCCCGATCTGACGGCTGCCGACCTCGACGCCGCGGTGCGTACCATTGCCGGTAGCGCCCGCAGCATGGGCCTGAACGTGGAGGGTCTCTGA
- the rplA gene encoding 50S ribosomal protein L1, protein MAKLTKRAQQIREKVDANKAYSLDEAVALLSELSTVKFKESLDVAINLGVDPRKSDQVVRGATVMPNGTGKDVRVAVFTQGANADAAKEAGADIVGMDDLAEQVKKGQLDFDVVIASPDAMRVVGQLGQILGPRGLMPNPKVGTVTPDVATAVKNAKAGQVRFRTDKNGIIHTTLGKVDFDAAAIQGNLEALVADLKKLKPSTSKGIYLKKVTLSTTMGPGLTIDHSALV, encoded by the coding sequence ATGGCCAAGCTTACCAAGCGCGCACAGCAGATTCGCGAGAAGGTTGACGCCAACAAGGCCTACTCCCTCGACGAGGCCGTGGCCCTGCTCTCCGAGCTGTCCACCGTCAAGTTCAAGGAGTCCCTGGACGTCGCCATCAACCTGGGCGTCGACCCGCGGAAATCCGACCAGGTCGTGCGTGGCGCCACCGTCATGCCCAACGGTACCGGCAAGGACGTGCGTGTCGCCGTCTTTACCCAGGGTGCCAACGCCGATGCCGCCAAGGAAGCCGGTGCCGACATCGTCGGCATGGACGACCTGGCCGAGCAGGTCAAGAAGGGCCAGCTGGACTTCGACGTGGTCATTGCCTCGCCGGACGCCATGCGCGTCGTCGGCCAGCTGGGCCAGATCCTCGGTCCGCGCGGCCTGATGCCGAACCCCAAGGTCGGCACCGTGACTCCGGACGTGGCCACCGCGGTCAAGAACGCCAAGGCCGGTCAGGTGCGCTTCCGTACCGACAAGAACGGCATCATCCATACCACTCTGGGCAAGGTCGACTTCGACGCTGCCGCCATCCAGGGCAACCTGGAGGCGCTGGTCGCCGACCTGAAGAAGCTCAAGCCGAGCACGTCCAAGGGTATCTATCTGAAGAAGGTCACCCTGTCCACCACCATGGGCCCGGGTCTGACCATCGATCATTCCGCCCTGGTCTGA
- the rplJ gene encoding 50S ribosomal protein L10: protein MPLALEGKKAIVAEVSEAAKDALSVVVADSRGVAVSAMTDLRKQARENGVQIRVVRNTLARRALSGTPWEILDETFSGPTMLAFSYEHPGAAARLFKEFAKGQKEFEVKALAYEGELIPASDIDRLATLPTYDEAIAKLMSVMKEASAGKLVRTLAALRDQKQEEAA, encoded by the coding sequence GTGCCACTAGCACTCGAAGGCAAGAAGGCAATCGTTGCCGAGGTCAGTGAAGCGGCCAAGGATGCACTCTCCGTCGTAGTTGCCGATTCTCGCGGCGTCGCGGTCAGCGCGATGACCGACCTGCGCAAGCAGGCCCGCGAGAATGGCGTGCAGATCCGTGTTGTCCGCAACACCCTGGCACGCCGCGCCCTGTCTGGAACTCCCTGGGAGATTCTGGACGAGACCTTCTCCGGTCCGACCATGCTGGCTTTCTCCTACGAGCATCCGGGCGCTGCCGCCCGCCTGTTCAAGGAGTTCGCCAAGGGTCAGAAGGAGTTCGAGGTCAAGGCGCTGGCCTACGAAGGCGAGCTGATCCCGGCAAGCGACATCGACCGTCTGGCAACCCTGCCGACCTACGATGAGGCGATCGCCAAGCTGATGTCCGTCATGAAGGAAGCTTCTGCCGGCAAGCTGGTCCGTACCCTTGCGGCGCTGCGCGACCAGAAGCAGGAAGAGGCCGCCTGA
- the rplL gene encoding 50S ribosomal protein L7/L12, translating into MALTKEDIINAVADMSVMEVAELIEAMEEKFGVSAAAAVVAGPGGGEAAVEEEQTEFDLVLTGAGDKKVNVIKAVREITGLGLKEAKGAVDGAPATIKEAMSKDDAEAAKKKLEEAGASVELK; encoded by the coding sequence ATGGCACTGACCAAAGAAGACATCATCAACGCCGTCGCCGACATGTCCGTGATGGAAGTGGCCGAGCTGATCGAGGCCATGGAAGAGAAGTTCGGTGTCTCTGCCGCCGCTGCCGTCGTGGCCGGCCCGGGTGGCGGCGAAGCCGCCGTCGAGGAAGAGCAGACCGAATTCGACCTGGTGCTGACCGGCGCTGGCGACAAGAAGGTCAACGTGATCAAGGCCGTCCGCGAGATCACCGGCCTGGGCCTGAAGGAAGCCAAGGGTGCCGTCGACGGCGCACCGGCGACCATCAAGGAAGCCATGTCCAAGGACGACGCCGAAGCAGCGAAGAAGAAGCTGGAAGAAGCCGGCGCGAGCGTGGAGCTCAAGTAA
- the rpoB gene encoding DNA-directed RNA polymerase subunit beta has translation MAYSYTEKKRIRKDFGKLPQVMDVPYLLAIQLDSYYEFLQQDRSPEERMEIGLHAAFKSVFPIASFSGNAALEYVSYRFGTPAFDVKECQLRGVTYSAPLRVKVRLIIYDKDSSNKAIKDIKEQEVYMGEIPLMTENGTFVINGTERVIVSQLHRSPGVFFDHDKGKSHSSGKLLYSARVIPYRGSWLDFEFDPKDSVFVRIDRRRKLPATVLLRALGMSAEEILAEFFEFSTFHIEKSGFSVELVPSRLRGETATFDIKDGEGNVIVEEGRRVTQKHIRQLDKAGLERLDVPMDYLFGKTLAKDQVDPNTGELICPCNAEITPELLEKLGQAGITTLETLYTNDLDCGPFISDTLKLDTTGSRLEALVEIYRMMRPGEPPTKEAAETLFNNLFFSEDRYDLSGVGRMKFNRRLRRDSDTGSGVLDQGDILDVLREMIAIRNGFGDVDDIDHLGNRRIRCVGEMAENQFRVGLVRVERAVKERLSMAESEGLMPQDLINAKPVAAAVKEFFGSSQLSQFMDQNNPLSEVTHKRRVSALGPGGLTRERAGFEVRDVHATHYGRLCPIETPEGPNIGLINSLATYSHTNSYGFLETPYRKVVDSQVTDDVVHLSAIEEGDFVIAQASATVDESGKLVDDLVQVRHRGETTFMRPEQVTLMDVSPRQVVSVAAALIPFLEHDDANRALMGANMQRQAVPTLRADKPLVGTGMERFVARDSGVCEVARRGGVIDSVDAKRIVVRVSEDEIIGGEAGVDIYNLTKYLRSNQNTCQNQRPIVRPGDRVSRGDILADGPSVDMGDLALGQNMRIAFMPWNGYNFEDSILLSERAVQEDRFTTIHIQELTCVSRDTKLGPEEITSDIPNVGESALGKLDEAGVVYIGAEVGAGDILVGKVTPKGETQLTPEEKLLRAIFGEKASDVKDTSLRAPTGMKGTVIDVQVFTRDGVEKDSRALSIEQMQLDEVRKDLQETYRIAEDATFERLKRTLSGQVVNGGPKLKKGDVLSDSYLEELPRQQWFKLRMQDETFNELLAQADEQLENRRKEMDERFEDKKRKLTQGDDLAPGVLKIVKVYLAIKRRLQPGDKMAGRHGNKGVISAIMPIEDMPFDDNGEPIDVVLNPLGVPSRMNVGQILETHLGMAARGLGVKIEHMLRDAREQQVGQIREFLGQVYNASEGTRVEDIDSLSDDEVIALAKNLKGGVPMATPVFDGAQEGEIKHLLRLADLPDSGQMTLYDGRTGDAFDRPVTVGYMYMLKLNHLVDDKMHARSTGSYSLVTQQPLGGKAQFGGQRFGEMEVWALEAYGAAYTLQEMLTVKSDDVEGRTKMYKSIVDGDHTMQAGMPESFNVLVKEIRSLGIDIELES, from the coding sequence ATGGCTTACTCATACACTGAGAAAAAACGCATCCGCAAGGATTTCGGCAAACTGCCCCAAGTGATGGATGTGCCTTACCTGCTGGCCATCCAGCTTGATTCCTACTACGAGTTTCTCCAGCAGGATCGCTCACCCGAAGAACGCATGGAGATCGGCCTGCACGCCGCCTTCAAGTCGGTCTTCCCGATCGCGAGCTTCTCCGGCAATGCTGCCCTGGAGTATGTCAGCTACCGTTTCGGCACTCCGGCCTTCGACGTCAAGGAGTGCCAGCTGCGTGGCGTCACCTATTCGGCCCCCCTGCGCGTCAAGGTCCGCCTGATCATCTACGACAAGGATTCGTCGAACAAGGCGATCAAGGACATCAAGGAGCAGGAAGTCTACATGGGGGAGATCCCCCTGATGACCGAGAACGGTACCTTCGTCATCAACGGTACCGAGCGGGTCATCGTCTCCCAGCTGCACCGCTCCCCGGGCGTGTTCTTCGACCATGACAAGGGCAAGAGCCACTCCTCCGGCAAGCTGCTCTATTCCGCCCGCGTGATTCCCTACCGCGGCTCCTGGCTCGACTTCGAGTTCGACCCCAAGGACAGCGTCTTCGTGCGCATCGACCGTCGCCGCAAGCTGCCGGCCACGGTGCTGCTGCGCGCCCTGGGCATGAGCGCCGAGGAGATCCTCGCCGAGTTCTTCGAGTTCAGCACCTTCCACATCGAGAAGTCCGGCTTCTCCGTGGAGCTGGTGCCGTCGCGCCTGCGCGGCGAGACCGCCACCTTCGACATCAAGGATGGCGAGGGCAACGTGATCGTCGAGGAGGGCCGCCGGGTCACCCAGAAGCACATCCGCCAGCTGGACAAGGCCGGCCTCGAGCGCCTCGACGTGCCGATGGACTACCTCTTCGGCAAGACCCTGGCCAAGGATCAGGTCGACCCGAACACCGGCGAGCTGATCTGCCCCTGCAACGCCGAGATCACCCCGGAGCTGCTGGAGAAGCTCGGCCAGGCCGGCATCACCACCCTCGAGACCCTCTACACCAACGATCTCGACTGTGGTCCCTTCATCTCCGACACCCTCAAGCTGGACACCACCGGGTCCCGCCTCGAGGCGCTGGTCGAGATCTACCGCATGATGCGCCCCGGCGAGCCGCCCACCAAGGAGGCCGCCGAGACGCTGTTCAACAACCTGTTCTTCAGCGAGGACCGCTACGACCTGTCGGGCGTGGGTCGCATGAAGTTCAACCGTCGCCTGCGTCGCGACAGCGACACCGGTTCCGGCGTCCTCGACCAGGGCGACATCCTCGACGTGCTGCGCGAGATGATCGCCATCCGTAACGGCTTCGGCGACGTCGACGACATCGACCACCTGGGCAACCGGCGCATCCGCTGCGTCGGCGAGATGGCCGAGAACCAGTTCCGCGTGGGCCTGGTGCGCGTCGAGCGCGCCGTCAAGGAGCGCCTCTCCATGGCGGAGAGCGAGGGCCTGATGCCCCAGGACCTGATCAACGCCAAGCCCGTCGCGGCGGCGGTCAAGGAGTTCTTCGGGTCCAGCCAGCTTTCGCAGTTCATGGACCAGAACAACCCGCTCTCCGAGGTCACCCACAAGCGCCGCGTCTCCGCGCTCGGCCCGGGCGGCCTGACCCGAGAGCGGGCCGGCTTCGAGGTGCGTGACGTTCACGCCACCCACTACGGCCGCCTCTGCCCGATCGAGACGCCGGAAGGCCCGAACATCGGGCTGATCAACTCGCTGGCCACCTACAGCCACACCAACAGCTACGGCTTCCTCGAGACGCCGTACCGCAAGGTCGTGGACAGCCAGGTGACCGACGACGTGGTGCACCTCTCGGCCATCGAAGAGGGCGACTTCGTCATCGCCCAGGCCTCCGCGACCGTGGACGAGTCCGGCAAGCTGGTCGACGACCTGGTGCAGGTCCGCCATCGCGGCGAGACCACCTTCATGCGTCCCGAGCAGGTGACCCTGATGGACGTGTCGCCGCGCCAGGTGGTCTCCGTGGCCGCGGCCCTGATCCCGTTCCTCGAGCACGATGACGCCAACCGCGCCCTGATGGGGGCAAACATGCAGCGCCAGGCGGTGCCGACCCTGCGTGCCGACAAGCCCCTGGTGGGCACCGGCATGGAGCGCTTCGTCGCCCGCGACTCCGGTGTCTGCGAGGTGGCCCGTCGTGGCGGGGTGATCGACTCGGTCGACGCCAAGCGCATCGTGGTGCGGGTCAGCGAGGACGAGATCATCGGCGGCGAGGCCGGCGTCGACATCTACAACCTGACCAAGTACCTGCGCTCGAACCAGAACACCTGCCAGAACCAGCGCCCGATCGTGCGCCCGGGTGACCGGGTGAGCCGCGGCGACATCCTGGCGGACGGTCCCTCCGTGGACATGGGCGACCTGGCCCTGGGCCAGAACATGCGCATCGCCTTCATGCCCTGGAACGGCTACAACTTCGAGGACTCCATCCTGCTCTCCGAGCGGGCGGTCCAGGAAGATCGCTTCACCACCATCCACATCCAGGAGCTGACCTGCGTCTCCCGCGACACCAAGCTGGGGCCGGAGGAGATCACCTCCGACATCCCCAATGTCGGCGAGTCGGCGCTCGGCAAGCTGGACGAGGCCGGGGTGGTCTACATCGGGGCCGAGGTCGGCGCCGGCGACATCCTGGTCGGCAAGGTCACGCCCAAGGGCGAGACCCAGCTGACGCCGGAAGAGAAGCTGCTGCGCGCGATCTTCGGCGAGAAGGCCTCCGACGTGAAGGACACCTCCCTGCGTGCCCCCACCGGCATGAAGGGCACCGTCATCGACGTTCAGGTCTTCACCCGTGACGGCGTGGAGAAGGACTCGCGGGCGCTGTCCATCGAGCAGATGCAGCTCGACGAGGTCCGCAAGGACCTGCAGGAGACCTACCGCATCGCCGAGGACGCCACCTTCGAGCGTCTGAAGCGCACCCTCTCCGGCCAGGTCGTCAATGGCGGTCCGAAGCTGAAGAAGGGCGACGTGCTCTCCGACAGCTACCTCGAGGAGCTGCCGCGTCAGCAGTGGTTCAAGCTGCGCATGCAGGACGAGACCTTCAACGAGCTGCTGGCCCAGGCCGACGAACAGCTCGAGAATCGTCGCAAGGAGATGGACGAGCGGTTCGAGGACAAGAAGCGCAAGCTGACCCAGGGCGACGACCTGGCGCCGGGCGTGCTGAAGATCGTCAAGGTCTACCTGGCGATCAAGCGCCGCCTGCAGCCGGGCGACAAGATGGCCGGCCGTCACGGCAACAAGGGCGTCATCTCCGCGATCATGCCGATCGAGGACATGCCCTTCGACGACAACGGCGAGCCCATCGACGTGGTGCTCAACCCGCTGGGCGTGCCGTCGCGGATGAACGTCGGTCAGATCCTCGAGACCCACCTGGGCATGGCCGCGCGCGGCCTCGGGGTCAAGATCGAGCACATGCTGCGCGACGCCCGGGAGCAGCAGGTCGGCCAGATCCGCGAGTTCCTGGGTCAGGTCTACAACGCCAGCGAGGGAACCCGCGTCGAGGACATCGACTCGCTCTCCGACGACGAGGTGATCGCCCTGGCGAAGAACCTCAAGGGCGGCGTACCGATGGCCACGCCGGTGTTCGACGGTGCCCAGGAGGGCGAGATCAAGCACCTGCTGCGCCTCGCCGACCTGCCGGATTCCGGCCAGATGACGCTCTACGACGGGCGTACCGGCGATGCCTTCGACCGTCCGGTGACGGTGGGCTACATGTACATGCTCAAGCTGAACCACCTGGTGGATGACAAGATGCACGCGCGTTCCACCGGCTCCTACTCGCTGGTCACCCAGCAGCCGCTGGGCGGCAAGGCGCAGTTCGGGGGCCAGCGTTTCGGGGAGATGGAGGTCTGGGCCCTGGAGGCCTACGGCGCGGCCTACACGCTCCAGGAGATGCTCACCGTCAAGTCCGACGACGTGGAGGGTCGCACCAAGATGTACAAGAGCATCGTGGACGGCGACCACACCATGCAGGCGGGCATGCCGGAATCCTTCAACGTGCTGGTGAAGGAAATCCGCTCGCTGGGCATCGATATCGAGCTGGAGAGCTGA